The Streptomyces sp. Alt3 genome has a segment encoding these proteins:
- a CDS encoding multicopper oxidase family protein, with translation MKRRTALKALGIGIGGSVVLTSGGYGVYYAVAKQDTVGKVAFDKALSIPPLAESRTSSSGARVFTLGIQSGRTRFKAGATTSTWGVNGTYLGPTIRARRGEQVEFDIRNGLDRETSLHWHGMHLPAAMDGGPHQAVPAGGTWQPRWTVDQPAATLWYHPHVHGATADHMYRGLGGLFIVDDEDTEASKLPSEYGVDDIPMIVQDRAFNGDNQFEERVPLGGSLGVIGDEVLVNGTIGPYVDVTTRLVRLRLLNGSNARLYNFGFSDDRTFSLVATDGGLLPRPWNTERLYLSPGERAEIVVAFKPGEQVELRSYPSEFGGTLGRLDGFDDRLDICRFRAAATLSDRAEIPAVLGVAPDLDGEEPVKERSFVLASDQINGRSMAMDRIDFGVREGTVEVWDVVNDNGFPHNFHVHDVQFQVLTVDDAKPEPHLRGWKDTVLLAQGRHYRLAMRFRGHTDPNTPYMYHCHLLQHEDEGMMGQFVVLGEGEKVGVVPQAHHHS, from the coding sequence ATGAAACGACGCACAGCGCTGAAGGCCCTCGGCATCGGTATCGGGGGCTCCGTGGTCCTCACCAGCGGTGGCTACGGCGTCTACTACGCCGTCGCGAAGCAGGACACGGTCGGCAAGGTCGCCTTCGACAAGGCCCTGTCGATTCCGCCGCTCGCGGAGTCGAGGACCAGCAGTTCGGGTGCCCGGGTCTTCACGCTCGGCATCCAGTCGGGCAGGACGCGGTTCAAGGCCGGGGCGACCACCAGCACCTGGGGCGTGAACGGTACGTACCTCGGTCCGACGATCCGCGCGCGGCGCGGTGAGCAGGTCGAGTTCGACATACGCAACGGCCTGGACCGGGAGACCTCGCTCCACTGGCACGGGATGCACCTGCCCGCCGCCATGGACGGCGGACCGCACCAGGCCGTCCCGGCCGGAGGTACGTGGCAACCGCGGTGGACGGTCGACCAGCCCGCCGCGACGCTCTGGTACCACCCGCACGTGCACGGCGCGACCGCCGACCACATGTACCGGGGCCTCGGCGGACTGTTCATCGTCGACGACGAGGACACCGAGGCGTCGAAGCTGCCGTCCGAGTACGGCGTCGACGACATCCCGATGATCGTTCAGGACCGCGCGTTCAACGGGGACAACCAGTTCGAGGAACGGGTGCCTCTGGGCGGCTCGCTGGGCGTGATCGGTGACGAGGTGCTCGTCAACGGCACGATCGGTCCGTACGTCGACGTCACGACCAGGCTCGTGCGGCTGCGGCTGCTCAACGGCTCCAACGCACGCCTGTACAACTTCGGGTTCTCCGACGACCGGACGTTCTCGCTCGTCGCCACCGACGGCGGCCTGCTCCCCAGGCCGTGGAACACCGAGCGCCTGTACCTCTCCCCGGGGGAACGCGCCGAGATAGTGGTCGCCTTCAAGCCGGGAGAGCAGGTCGAACTGCGCTCCTACCCCTCCGAGTTCGGCGGCACCCTGGGACGGCTGGACGGCTTCGACGACCGCCTCGACATCTGCCGGTTCCGGGCTGCGGCAACCCTTTCCGACAGAGCCGAAATCCCTGCCGTCCTCGGCGTCGCGCCGGACCTCGACGGCGAGGAGCCGGTGAAGGAACGCTCCTTCGTGCTCGCGTCGGACCAGATCAACGGCCGGTCGATGGCGATGGACCGCATCGACTTCGGAGTCCGCGAGGGCACCGTCGAGGTGTGGGACGTGGTCAACGACAACGGTTTCCCGCACAACTTCCACGTCCACGACGTGCAGTTCCAGGTACTGACGGTCGACGACGCGAAGCCGGAACCACACCTGCGTGGCTGGAAGGACACCGTCCTGCTGGCGCAGGGAAGGCACTACCGGCTGGCCATGCGCTTCCGCGGCCATACCGACCCGAACACGCCGTACATGTACCACTGCCACCTGTTGCAGCACGAAGACGAAGGAATGATGGGCCAGTTCGTCGTCCTGGGCGAAGGCGAAAAGGTCGGCGTCGTGCCGCAGGCACACCACCACTCCTGA
- a CDS encoding SRPBCC family protein, with protein MYVSSHQHRPARKAALTIAAMSLAITLSGCASGDDSEPGARESKAPTASATASATGSAGQAQDSRCGEKSTDPGAAITRSSDIDIDAPVEEVWAVHTDVEKWKEWQDAVLTIERLDSGTFSSTSRFRWTTPVPESDFAPADTLTITSSVQHVEPGRCVIWEGPAKGKAITIDKGTHLWVFTPTDKGTRVHTQESWDAPLLDSLQGADRDAVADMLGGGLDVWLQALKAEAEAPAN; from the coding sequence ATGTACGTCTCCTCCCACCAGCACCGCCCCGCCAGGAAGGCCGCGCTCACGATCGCCGCCATGAGCTTGGCCATCACCCTCAGCGGCTGCGCCTCCGGCGACGACTCCGAGCCCGGAGCCCGGGAAAGCAAGGCCCCCACCGCGTCCGCCACCGCATCCGCCACCGGCTCGGCCGGACAGGCCCAGGACAGCCGGTGCGGCGAGAAGAGCACGGACCCCGGGGCCGCCATCACCCGCTCGTCCGACATCGACATCGACGCGCCCGTCGAAGAGGTCTGGGCCGTGCACACCGACGTCGAGAAGTGGAAGGAGTGGCAGGACGCGGTCCTGACCATAGAGCGCCTCGACTCCGGCACCTTCTCCTCCACGTCCCGGTTCCGGTGGACCACCCCCGTGCCCGAGTCGGACTTCGCCCCGGCGGACACCCTGACGATCACGTCGAGCGTCCAGCACGTGGAGCCCGGCCGGTGCGTGATCTGGGAAGGGCCCGCGAAGGGAAAGGCGATCACCATCGACAAGGGAACACACCTCTGGGTCTTCACCCCGACCGACAAGGGCACCCGTGTACATACCCAGGAGTCATGGGACGCCCCGCTGCTGGACTCGCTTCAGGGGGCTGACCGCGATGCCGTCGCCGACATGCTCGGCGGAGGGCTGGACGTCTGGCTCCAGGCACTGAAGGCCGAAGCCGAGGCCCCGGCGAACTGA
- a CDS encoding AAA family ATPase gives MQSSAPPHGPLLGRQYETQRLRELIGAARTGRGGALVLRGEAGIGKSSLLKHAEGAASGFRVLRAGGSQLEAELPFAALHQLCLPVLGHLTELPVEHRQALRIAFDLSSGTPDVFRVGLAALGLLTAAGQERPVLCVVDDAHWLDAASSRALTFLARRVSAEPVAMVLAVRMPCEADELDALPSLGVGGLSDADARALLAAQSHETLDEQVRDRLVDEARGNPLALFALPRAGGFAPPRLTPVPTRVEHEFRTTLSRLPAQARLLLTIAGADPTGDPGLLWPAARSLDIDLPTAGAAATATGLVEFGTRVRFYHPLARTAAYDAAAPGERRLAHRVLAEATDPVTDPDRRAWHRAQASAVPDQDVAAELERSAARARARGGAVATAAFLERAAELSPEPAQRMERTLAATRAHLDAGSTDKAATLLGTAENSGPDAFQQAETYLLRGRIALVRADDSEGPAWMLRAARRIAPLDTERSRESYLEALEASLLVGRANGVTDLVLAEARSAPPHPPDILDALDVLTSNGHRAAVPLIREALDGAKGPLWDRHPALAIILAAELWDPVTHVRIIEWLLKSGRDSGSPLVLRLGLAQAASAAALTGDLDEAMSAIAEEEAIADATGAPPVIYHRLQLAAMRGRREEASALFEAVLVTATATGQVVSNVHWASAVLNNGLSLYQEALAAARRATADGELFTAGFTLPELVEAAVRCGEHDAAVAALASLTERTEASGTPSGLGIAAYARALVTGAEDDYREAIAHLADTPMLPYRARAHLLYGEWLRRQGRRQDCRPHLRIAHELFSGAGLEAFGRRAADELRATGETARSRTAHARDQLTMQELHIARLVATGATSKEVAARLFLSPRTIDTHLRNIYRKLGINSRRQLRDRPDLRQPS, from the coding sequence GTGCAATCGTCGGCTCCTCCTCACGGTCCGCTGCTCGGCAGACAGTACGAGACACAGCGCCTCCGCGAGCTGATCGGCGCGGCACGCACGGGCCGGGGCGGTGCTCTGGTCCTGCGTGGCGAGGCGGGGATCGGCAAGAGCTCGTTGCTGAAGCACGCGGAAGGGGCGGCCTCCGGATTCCGTGTGCTGCGCGCGGGTGGGTCCCAGCTCGAGGCGGAGCTGCCGTTCGCCGCGCTGCACCAGCTCTGCCTTCCCGTGCTGGGTCACCTGACCGAGCTGCCCGTGGAGCACCGCCAGGCGCTCCGGATCGCTTTCGATCTGTCGTCCGGGACACCGGACGTGTTCCGGGTCGGCCTGGCGGCCCTGGGGCTCCTGACCGCAGCGGGCCAGGAGCGCCCGGTGCTCTGCGTCGTCGACGACGCGCACTGGCTCGACGCGGCCTCGTCCAGGGCGCTGACGTTCCTCGCCCGGCGCGTGTCCGCCGAACCGGTCGCCATGGTGCTCGCCGTGCGGATGCCGTGCGAGGCGGACGAGCTTGACGCCTTGCCGAGCCTGGGCGTCGGCGGACTGAGCGACGCCGACGCACGGGCCCTGCTTGCCGCGCAGAGCCACGAGACGCTCGACGAACAGGTGCGTGACCGGCTGGTGGACGAGGCACGGGGCAACCCACTGGCGCTGTTCGCCCTGCCCAGAGCCGGTGGGTTCGCCCCGCCGCGGCTCACCCCGGTGCCGACCCGGGTGGAGCACGAGTTCCGGACCACGCTCTCCCGTCTGCCCGCGCAGGCCCGGCTCCTGCTCACGATCGCCGGCGCCGACCCCACCGGCGATCCCGGGCTGCTCTGGCCAGCCGCGCGCAGCCTGGACATCGACCTCCCGACCGCCGGCGCGGCCGCCACCGCCACCGGACTGGTCGAGTTCGGCACCCGCGTGCGCTTCTACCACCCCCTGGCGCGGACCGCGGCCTACGACGCGGCCGCGCCGGGCGAACGGCGGCTGGCCCATCGCGTACTCGCCGAAGCCACGGACCCGGTCACCGACCCGGACCGGCGCGCCTGGCATCGCGCCCAGGCCTCCGCCGTCCCCGACCAGGACGTCGCCGCCGAGCTGGAGCGCTCGGCGGCCCGGGCCCGGGCGCGGGGCGGTGCGGTGGCCACGGCGGCCTTCCTCGAACGCGCGGCGGAGTTGTCGCCCGAACCGGCGCAGCGGATGGAACGGACTCTCGCGGCCACGCGCGCCCACCTCGACGCGGGCTCCACCGACAAGGCGGCCACGCTGCTCGGGACAGCCGAGAACTCAGGGCCGGACGCGTTCCAGCAGGCGGAGACCTACCTGCTGCGGGGCCGGATCGCCCTGGTGCGGGCCGACGACAGCGAAGGGCCGGCGTGGATGCTGCGCGCCGCGCGGCGGATCGCACCCCTGGACACCGAACGCTCTCGGGAGAGCTACCTGGAAGCGCTCGAAGCGAGTCTGCTCGTCGGGCGCGCGAACGGTGTGACGGACCTGGTCCTCGCCGAAGCCAGGTCCGCTCCTCCGCACCCACCGGACATCCTGGACGCGCTGGACGTCCTGACCTCGAACGGGCACAGGGCGGCCGTCCCCCTGATCAGGGAGGCCCTCGACGGGGCGAAGGGCCCCTTGTGGGACCGGCACCCCGCGCTCGCGATCATCCTCGCGGCCGAGCTGTGGGACCCGGTCACCCATGTGCGGATCATCGAATGGCTGCTGAAGAGCGGCCGGGATTCGGGATCGCCACTCGTCCTGCGCCTCGGTCTCGCGCAGGCCGCCTCCGCCGCCGCGCTCACCGGCGACCTCGACGAAGCGATGTCCGCGATCGCCGAGGAGGAGGCGATCGCCGACGCGACCGGTGCGCCTCCTGTCATCTACCACCGGCTCCAGTTGGCCGCGATGCGCGGACGCCGCGAGGAGGCGTCCGCGCTGTTCGAAGCCGTCCTGGTGACGGCCACCGCCACGGGGCAGGTGGTCTCCAACGTCCACTGGGCGAGCGCTGTACTCAACAACGGCCTGTCCCTGTACCAGGAGGCACTGGCCGCCGCTCGGCGTGCCACCGCCGACGGGGAACTCTTCACCGCGGGGTTCACCCTGCCGGAGCTGGTGGAGGCCGCCGTGCGGTGCGGCGAACACGACGCCGCCGTCGCCGCGCTGGCGTCGCTGACCGAACGCACCGAGGCCAGTGGGACCCCCTCGGGCCTGGGGATCGCAGCCTACGCGCGAGCGCTGGTGACGGGAGCGGAGGACGACTACCGGGAGGCGATCGCCCACCTCGCCGACACACCGATGCTCCCGTACCGGGCCAGGGCCCACCTCCTGTACGGGGAATGGCTGCGGCGGCAGGGACGCAGGCAGGACTGCCGGCCCCACCTGCGCATCGCGCACGAACTGTTCTCCGGCGCCGGGCTCGAGGCGTTCGGCCGGCGCGCGGCTGACGAACTGCGCGCCACGGGCGAGACGGCGCGCAGCCGCACCGCCCACGCCCGCGACCAGCTCACCATGCAGGAGCTGCACATAGCGCGACTGGTCGCCACCGGCGCGACGTCGAAAGAGGTGGCCGCCCGGCTGTTCCTCAGCCCGCGGACCATAGACACCCACCTGCGCAACATCTACCGCAAGCTGGGCATCAACTCCCGCAGGCAGCTCAGGGACCGGCCCGACCTGCGGCAGCCGTCCTGA
- a CDS encoding alpha/beta fold hydrolase, whose product MLPEHTAEFRHRTVGTPAGRLHLVEQGTGPLVLLVHGFPESWYSWRRQLPALAAAGYRAVAVDVRGYGRSSKPAATDAYRMLDLVADNVAAVRALGEESAVVIGHDWGSNIAASSALLHPEVFRAVGLLSVPYAPPGGPRPTDVFGRIGGIEEEFYVSCFQEPGRAEAEIEPDVRGWLAGFYAALSADTMPAQGEPDPHFAARGGRLRDRFPTGKSPAWLSEDDLDFYATEFERTGLTGALNRYRNMDRDWEDLAPHRGAPVEQPSLFIGGTLDASTTWMADAIDAYPTTLPGLSAYHLLEGCGHWIQQERPDEVNRLLTDWLATLQD is encoded by the coding sequence ATGCTGCCCGAGCACACCGCCGAGTTCCGCCACCGCACCGTCGGGACCCCGGCCGGGCGTCTGCACCTGGTCGAGCAGGGCACCGGTCCGCTGGTCCTGCTCGTGCACGGCTTCCCTGAGTCCTGGTACTCCTGGCGCCGCCAGCTCCCGGCCCTCGCGGCCGCCGGCTACCGGGCGGTGGCCGTCGACGTACGCGGCTACGGCCGCTCCTCCAAGCCCGCCGCGACCGACGCCTACCGGATGCTAGACCTGGTGGCGGACAACGTCGCCGCGGTGCGCGCCCTCGGCGAGGAGAGCGCGGTGGTCATCGGCCACGACTGGGGATCGAACATCGCCGCCTCCTCCGCCCTGCTCCACCCCGAAGTCTTCCGCGCCGTCGGCCTGCTGAGCGTCCCCTACGCTCCGCCGGGCGGCCCCCGCCCCACCGACGTCTTCGGCCGGATCGGCGGTATTGAGGAGGAGTTCTACGTCTCCTGCTTCCAGGAGCCCGGTCGCGCCGAGGCGGAGATCGAGCCCGATGTCCGGGGCTGGCTCGCCGGCTTCTACGCGGCGCTGTCCGCCGACACCATGCCCGCCCAGGGCGAGCCCGACCCGCACTTCGCCGCCCGCGGCGGCCGACTGCGCGACCGCTTCCCCACAGGTAAGTCCCCTGCCTGGCTGAGCGAGGACGACCTCGACTTCTACGCCACGGAGTTCGAGCGCACCGGCCTGACCGGCGCACTCAACCGCTACCGCAACATGGACCGCGACTGGGAGGACCTCGCCCCCCACCGCGGGGCCCCGGTCGAGCAGCCGTCGCTGTTCATCGGCGGCACCCTGGACGCCTCCACCACCTGGATGGCCGACGCCATCGACGCCTACCCCACCACCCTGCCCGGCCTCTCCGCGTACCACCTGCTGGAAGGCTGCGGCCACTGGATCCAGCAGGAACGCCCCGACGAGGTCAACCGCCTGCTGACCGACTGGCTCGCCACCCTCCAGGACTGA
- a CDS encoding hydrolase, translating into MSKETKAGLQALLTPEESVVVLIDHQPFQFANLNSHEPTMVVNNVVGLARAAEVFDVPTILTTVLEERGGYIIKGLQDVFPEQKPIDRTFINTWEDERVVEAVKATGRKKLIIAGLWTEICVAMPAIQAAGEGFEVFVVTDASGGASKEAHEMAVHRMVQAGVVPITWQAVAGEWQRDWAREKTFPGMTEVLLQHGGATGVAFSWESQLLASGRSGNTA; encoded by the coding sequence ATGAGCAAGGAAACGAAGGCCGGACTGCAGGCGCTGCTGACGCCCGAGGAGAGCGTCGTCGTCCTGATCGACCACCAGCCGTTCCAGTTCGCCAACCTGAACAGCCACGAACCCACGATGGTCGTGAACAACGTCGTCGGGCTCGCCAGGGCGGCCGAGGTGTTCGACGTGCCGACCATCCTGACAACAGTGCTGGAGGAGCGCGGCGGCTACATCATCAAGGGGCTGCAGGATGTGTTCCCGGAGCAGAAGCCGATCGACCGCACGTTCATCAACACCTGGGAGGACGAGCGCGTCGTCGAGGCCGTCAAGGCGACCGGCCGCAAGAAGCTGATCATCGCCGGTCTCTGGACGGAGATCTGCGTCGCGATGCCGGCCATACAGGCGGCGGGTGAGGGCTTCGAGGTGTTCGTCGTCACCGACGCCTCGGGCGGGGCCTCGAAGGAAGCTCACGAGATGGCGGTGCACCGCATGGTTCAGGCGGGCGTGGTGCCGATCACCTGGCAGGCCGTCGCGGGGGAGTGGCAGCGCGACTGGGCCCGCGAGAAGACCTTCCCGGGCATGACCGAAGTCCTGCTCCAGCACGGGGGCGCCACCGGCGTCGCCTTCAGCTGGGAGTCGCAGCTGCTCGCTTCGGGGCGTTCCGGGAACACTGCCTGA
- a CDS encoding MarR family winged helix-turn-helix transcriptional regulator: MDAPPRWLVGEEKAAWDNFIRMQEKLIGRLSRHVQSDSGMSPSDYVVLAGLTERGGGRMRLLDLAKLVEWEKSRMSHQVTRMTKRGLLAREECPDDGRGAFVVATPAGYEAIEEAAGRHVEHVRRLFIDALTPSQLKAFARMSERVLEHMEKQSD, translated from the coding sequence ATGGACGCACCGCCGCGCTGGCTCGTCGGGGAAGAGAAAGCCGCCTGGGACAACTTCATCCGCATGCAGGAGAAGCTCATCGGACGGCTGTCCCGCCACGTCCAGTCCGACTCCGGGATGTCCCCGTCCGACTACGTCGTGCTCGCCGGCCTCACCGAGAGAGGCGGCGGGCGGATGCGCCTGCTGGATCTGGCCAAACTCGTGGAGTGGGAGAAGAGCCGGATGTCCCACCAGGTCACGCGGATGACGAAACGCGGGCTCCTGGCCAGGGAGGAATGCCCCGACGACGGACGCGGCGCGTTCGTCGTCGCGACCCCGGCCGGCTACGAGGCGATCGAAGAGGCCGCGGGCCGGCACGTCGAGCACGTCCGCCGGCTGTTCATCGATGCCCTGACACCAAGTCAGCTCAAAGCGTTCGCCCGCATGTCCGAACGCGTCCTGGAGCACATGGAGAAGCAGTCGGACTGA
- a CDS encoding TetR/AcrR family transcriptional regulator, which translates to MTSSSTPSRGRPARLDRAGTVDTALDLLDDLGLEALTMRRLADRLDVRAGALYRHFTTKQDLLTAMAERMLGDLHPQSGAADWAERLRALARAMRLALLARRDGARVFGGTHSTGPHTLAFAESVLGVLREAGFRDEDAARALMALVNFTLGHTLEEQAASVPHDDGTPAGPDRLRNAVQAGPYPNLQAALPVLTGADFDAHFEFALDLHVAGLRQLRSRTE; encoded by the coding sequence ATGACCTCCTCGTCCACACCGAGCCGGGGCCGGCCCGCACGGCTCGACCGCGCCGGAACCGTCGACACCGCCCTCGATCTGCTGGACGACCTCGGCCTGGAAGCGCTCACGATGCGCCGGCTGGCCGACAGGCTGGACGTCCGGGCCGGGGCGCTCTACCGCCACTTCACGACCAAACAGGACCTGCTGACCGCCATGGCCGAGCGCATGCTGGGCGACCTCCACCCGCAATCCGGGGCGGCCGACTGGGCGGAACGGCTAAGAGCGCTCGCCCGGGCGATGCGCCTGGCTCTCCTCGCTCGCCGTGACGGTGCCAGGGTCTTCGGTGGCACCCACTCGACCGGCCCCCACACGCTGGCCTTCGCCGAATCCGTCCTCGGTGTGCTCCGCGAGGCGGGCTTCCGGGACGAAGATGCCGCCCGCGCACTCATGGCCTTGGTCAACTTCACCCTCGGCCACACGCTGGAGGAACAGGCCGCCTCCGTACCGCATGACGACGGGACACCCGCGGGGCCGGATCGCCTGCGGAACGCGGTACAGGCCGGCCCGTACCCGAACCTTCAGGCCGCCCTGCCCGTGCTCACCGGTGCGGACTTCGACGCCCACTTCGAATTCGCGCTGGACCTCCATGTCGCCGGACTGCGTCAGCTGCGGTCCCGCACCGAGTGA
- a CDS encoding monooxygenase: MEPDVIVVGAGPTGLMLGCELALAGVQVRIVERRAKATQNSRALTLHPRSMELMDMRGLAPRFLSSGRTVPGWHYANLPTHLDFSALDSRHGYTLFLVQARTEALLEERARELGVRIDRGHEVLGLTQDHTSVSVDLRDSAGQVTTERARYVVGCDGGRSAVRQAAGIGFSGTDETLTGILGDFAVTAASPEALGAAKANGVLVVPLEGGLTRFVHIDPERMRAPAAEPVTLEEFRDSLTRACGHDCGIAEPRWLSRFGNATRLADRYRSGRVLLAGDAAHIHFPAAGQGLNIGLQDAMNLGWKLAAEINGWAPTGLLDSYEAERRPVGQAVTQDTAVQLLLAELTLVPQYRRPAVALRTLLDELLGIQDVNQLLAGRVSALSTAYASPFSDSSDSPEGTHPLVGRRMPDIELSTAAAPSEHTRVYELLAPGHFVLIDLAAQDTGRAQPSGNWTPHLTTAYAASPEAFENRDDLRGVSEILVRPDGHIAWATRTVDPEVRRTERVKALTTWAGSPAQATSA, translated from the coding sequence ATGGAACCGGATGTAATCGTCGTCGGCGCCGGACCGACCGGCCTGATGCTCGGATGCGAGCTCGCCCTGGCCGGTGTCCAGGTGCGGATCGTCGAGCGCCGCGCAAAGGCCACGCAGAACTCCCGGGCCCTGACGCTGCATCCCCGCAGCATGGAGCTGATGGACATGCGCGGGCTCGCCCCGCGCTTCCTGTCGTCGGGCAGGACCGTGCCCGGCTGGCACTACGCCAACCTGCCCACCCACCTCGACTTCAGCGCACTGGACAGCCGACACGGCTACACGCTGTTCCTCGTCCAGGCGCGCACAGAAGCCCTGCTGGAGGAGCGGGCGCGCGAACTGGGCGTTCGGATCGACCGCGGGCACGAGGTCCTGGGGCTCACGCAGGACCACACGAGCGTTTCCGTCGACCTGCGCGACAGCGCCGGTCAGGTCACGACAGAACGGGCGCGGTACGTCGTCGGATGCGACGGCGGCCGCAGCGCCGTGCGGCAGGCCGCGGGAATCGGCTTCTCCGGCACCGACGAGACCCTCACCGGCATACTCGGCGACTTCGCGGTGACCGCCGCCTCGCCCGAGGCCCTCGGCGCGGCCAAGGCGAACGGCGTCCTGGTCGTGCCGCTGGAGGGCGGACTCACCCGCTTCGTCCATATCGATCCGGAACGCATGCGCGCCCCTGCCGCCGAGCCCGTCACCCTGGAGGAGTTCCGGGACTCCCTGACCCGTGCCTGCGGCCACGACTGCGGCATAGCCGAACCGCGGTGGCTCTCCCGCTTCGGCAACGCGACCCGCCTGGCCGACCGTTACCGCAGCGGGCGCGTCCTGCTGGCCGGCGACGCCGCCCACATCCATTTCCCGGCAGCCGGGCAGGGGCTGAACATCGGGCTGCAGGACGCCATGAACCTCGGCTGGAAGCTCGCCGCCGAGATCAACGGCTGGGCCCCCACCGGCCTGCTGGACAGCTACGAGGCCGAACGCCGTCCGGTCGGACAGGCCGTCACCCAGGACACCGCTGTCCAGCTGCTCCTCGCCGAACTGACCCTGGTTCCGCAGTACCGGCGTCCCGCGGTCGCCCTGCGCACGCTGCTCGACGAGCTGCTCGGCATCCAGGATGTCAACCAGCTCCTCGCCGGCCGAGTCTCCGCGCTGAGCACGGCGTACGCCTCGCCCTTCTCCGACTCCTCCGACTCCCCCGAGGGCACCCATCCCCTGGTGGGCCGACGGATGCCGGACATCGAACTGAGCACAGCGGCCGCGCCCTCGGAGCACACCCGCGTGTACGAACTTCTCGCGCCCGGCCACTTCGTCCTGATCGACCTTGCGGCGCAGGACACCGGCCGAGCGCAGCCGTCGGGGAACTGGACCCCGCACCTCACCACGGCGTACGCCGCGAGCCCCGAGGCGTTCGAGAACCGCGACGATCTGCGCGGAGTGTCGGAGATCCTGGTACGTCCCGACGGTCACATCGCGTGGGCCACGCGGACCGTCGACCCGGAAGTCCGCCGGACCGAACGCGTCAAGGCCCTGACCACCTGGGCCGGGAGCCCCGCACAGGCCACATCAGCATGA